The proteins below come from a single Chitinophaga pinensis DSM 2588 genomic window:
- a CDS encoding lipase, with product MRPLLLLALFLFFACSKGTQSEPVAPTVDTTVTSIDDDLDGPIGRPATGYGKDGSYTVAKVSFASPTYAGKQVEIFYPKEATGSRPVIFYSHPYGGEESAYNIGLYEFIAKKGYAVVFAPYPTTGVTVDERYNTLWQSFKAAVKNHPEIIDTRKVGFMGHSFGGGASFALGYRAFTKEGWGKDGRFIFSMAQWYSYQLPDSQLQRFPANTKLITQVYNDDVTNDHRMAIDVFKQINIPATEKDFILVKKSVLSSYTYTAAHDLPNTRSAYDAYDYYVIYRLLDAMIDYSFNGNTAAKNVALGNGSAEQVTLPSYRGQALTPLEVTDNPSPSFLQSKYTFPCNSAENPRVSNCQ from the coding sequence ATGAGACCTCTTTTACTACTTGCATTGTTCCTGTTTTTTGCCTGTTCTAAGGGCACTCAGAGCGAGCCGGTTGCTCCAACGGTAGATACTACAGTTACTTCTATTGATGATGATCTTGACGGTCCTATTGGCCGCCCGGCAACGGGGTATGGCAAGGATGGCAGTTATACTGTGGCGAAAGTTAGTTTTGCCAGTCCGACCTATGCGGGTAAGCAGGTGGAGATCTTTTATCCAAAAGAAGCGACAGGCAGCCGGCCAGTCATATTTTATTCACATCCTTATGGCGGAGAAGAAAGCGCCTATAACATAGGTTTATATGAGTTTATCGCCAAAAAAGGGTATGCTGTTGTATTTGCTCCATATCCGACAACAGGTGTTACAGTAGATGAACGATATAATACACTCTGGCAGAGTTTCAAGGCAGCAGTGAAGAATCATCCGGAAATTATCGATACCCGTAAGGTGGGCTTCATGGGACACTCTTTTGGAGGTGGCGCATCATTCGCATTGGGTTATCGTGCTTTTACAAAGGAAGGCTGGGGCAAAGATGGTCGGTTCATTTTTTCTATGGCGCAATGGTATTCCTATCAGCTTCCTGATTCACAGTTACAACGCTTCCCCGCTAATACGAAACTGATCACGCAGGTATATAATGATGATGTTACAAATGATCACAGGATGGCGATAGATGTGTTTAAACAGATCAACATACCTGCGACAGAAAAGGATTTTATTCTTGTAAAAAAGAGTGTATTATCCAGTTATACTTATACTGCCGCACATGATCTGCCTAATACGCGGTCTGCATACGATGCGTATGATTATTACGTGATATACAGACTGCTGGATGCAATGATCGATTATAGTTTTAATGGCAATACGGCTGCGAAGAATGTAGCGTTGGGAAATGGTTCTGCGGAGCAGGTGACATTACCTTCTTACAGGGGACAAGCCTTGACACCTTTGGAGGTGACAGATAATCCCAGTCCGTCATTTTTACAGAGTAAATACACATTTCCCTGTAACTCAGCAGAGAATCCAAGGGTTAGTAATTGTCAATAA
- a CDS encoding VOC family protein yields the protein MKGLKHSIIILVAALTLGSIEKASAQTKAGILGIDHIGVNVPDMSQAVAFFTDVLGFTPVTQIGPIPLNDAWKTANHMQSGTGAVSIKMVHAGSGANIELFYYENNKGAQQQPGGDDAGATHIAFYTTDINAAVAYLKSKNVKMLGEPFHTTMGDTAGETWVYFETPWGAKMELVSYPEGKEYEKNHPKELLWSPKTAVNNLNTITMDTKDLLAIVEQHLLIWNEKDAAKRSAIAQKVYAADIEMVDRHFTATGYDSINEFVNKLQKDNPSARFTHVKAINAHHNIARLFWQFGPKEKPDAVTGMDLFVIENGKVQKLYVFVDEAK from the coding sequence ATGAAAGGCTTAAAGCATAGCATTATAATACTGGTAGCAGCATTGACATTAGGCTCAATAGAAAAAGCATCTGCACAAACAAAAGCTGGTATTCTGGGAATAGATCACATCGGTGTCAACGTTCCGGATATGTCACAGGCAGTCGCATTCTTTACCGATGTACTGGGCTTCACACCTGTTACGCAGATAGGACCCATACCACTGAACGATGCCTGGAAAACAGCTAATCACATGCAGTCAGGTACAGGCGCCGTATCCATCAAAATGGTACATGCAGGTAGCGGCGCCAATATTGAACTATTCTACTATGAAAATAATAAAGGTGCACAACAACAACCAGGTGGTGATGATGCCGGCGCTACTCACATCGCATTTTACACCACAGATATTAATGCTGCGGTGGCCTACCTGAAATCAAAAAATGTCAAAATGCTGGGAGAACCATTCCACACAACAATGGGCGACACTGCTGGTGAAACATGGGTGTACTTTGAAACACCATGGGGCGCTAAAATGGAATTGGTATCCTATCCGGAAGGTAAAGAATATGAAAAGAATCATCCAAAAGAATTACTGTGGTCACCTAAAACAGCTGTTAATAACTTAAATACAATTACTATGGATACAAAAGATCTTCTCGCAATCGTTGAACAACACCTGCTGATATGGAATGAAAAAGATGCCGCTAAACGCAGTGCAATTGCTCAAAAGGTATATGCAGCAGACATTGAAATGGTAGACAGACACTTCACTGCTACTGGTTATGACAGTATCAATGAGTTTGTTAATAAACTACAGAAAGATAATCCATCTGCCCGCTTTACACATGTAAAAGCAATCAACGCACATCATAATATTGCACGCCTGTTCTGGCAATTCGGACCTAAAGAAAAACCAGACGCGGTAACAGGAATGGACCTGTTTGTAATTGAAAACGGTAAAGTACAGAAGCTGTATGTATTTGTTGATGAAGCTAAATAA
- a CDS encoding SDR family oxidoreductase has protein sequence MRNQIANKVVVITGASSGAGRATAFELAEEKAFLVLASRNEQVLEELAEECRKIGCEVLVAPTDVTDNTAMHRLAVKAFEWKGRIDVWVNNAGVLAAGTFEEMPWEAHQKVINTNLLGYMSGAHAVLPYFKRQGEGILINNISIGAYVSVPYGGAYTASKFALRGFFESLKGELTGWSGIHIVDLFPAFLDTPGIQHAGNYTGKVLKPSPPVYDPRIVAHSVKSSILYPKSTRYPGGASLLFKIGHSLAPEWMSKMTGLLMKGYFKVADPAEKTDGNLFQSVDFSMSTNGNSRPRLTPHGRRMLGLGLAGAAIGLGLYMLSGKRNA, from the coding sequence ATGAGAAATCAGATTGCAAATAAAGTCGTGGTAATTACCGGTGCTTCCAGTGGTGCTGGTCGCGCAACAGCTTTTGAGCTGGCAGAAGAAAAAGCATTTCTTGTACTGGCATCAAGGAATGAACAGGTATTGGAAGAACTGGCGGAAGAATGCCGGAAGATAGGATGTGAGGTATTGGTGGCGCCAACAGATGTGACTGATAATACGGCGATGCATCGTCTGGCTGTGAAGGCATTTGAATGGAAGGGTCGAATTGACGTGTGGGTCAATAATGCCGGTGTGCTTGCCGCCGGCACTTTTGAAGAGATGCCCTGGGAGGCTCATCAGAAAGTGATCAACACAAATCTGCTGGGTTATATGAGTGGTGCACATGCAGTCTTACCGTATTTCAAACGTCAGGGAGAAGGAATACTAATCAATAATATTTCTATAGGCGCTTATGTGTCTGTACCATATGGTGGGGCCTATACTGCCAGCAAATTTGCACTGAGGGGGTTCTTTGAATCACTGAAGGGAGAGTTGACTGGTTGGTCCGGTATCCATATTGTAGATTTGTTCCCCGCGTTTCTTGATACGCCCGGAATACAACATGCCGGCAATTACACGGGAAAGGTGCTAAAACCTTCCCCTCCTGTTTATGATCCACGCATTGTGGCACATAGCGTAAAATCGTCTATTCTATATCCTAAATCAACCCGTTATCCGGGTGGGGCTTCGTTATTATTTAAGATCGGGCATTCATTAGCTCCGGAATGGATGTCGAAGATGACAGGATTGCTGATGAAAGGTTATTTTAAAGTAGCGGACCCCGCTGAGAAAACTGATGGAAATCTTTTTCAGTCAGTAGATTTTTCAATGAGTACGAATGGTAATTCCCGTCCAAGGTTAACTCCCCACGGAAGAAGAATGTTGGGACTGGGACTTGCAGGAGCCGCCATAGGATTGGGACTATATATGCTAAGTGGAAAACGTAATGCATAA
- a CDS encoding DUF2314 domain-containing protein produces the protein MADNSIFYAKGDSPEMIQAFEHARKTFKYFWRELSWEARRIVPGVDLACVKVAFAQQFPGEEEPTIEHMWINDVYFDGDTVSGTLINDPESLTNVKNGDAVTVPLEQVSDWLMLSMGKTYGGFSIHQLRSTMSPEERASHDEAWGMDFGDYNNIEVVRDQDTHPEHLVEHPMSINMKDGFVKFLQDYPQQMINADEQGYTLLHRETIAGNKTSVVLLLQQGVNTGSKTNSGKTALDFARQLGWEHIIPLLH, from the coding sequence ATGGCAGACAATTCTATTTTTTACGCGAAAGGCGATTCTCCTGAAATGATTCAGGCTTTTGAGCATGCAAGAAAGACATTTAAATATTTTTGGCGCGAGCTCAGCTGGGAAGCAAGGCGTATTGTTCCCGGTGTAGATCTTGCCTGTGTAAAAGTCGCATTTGCCCAGCAATTTCCCGGTGAAGAAGAACCAACCATAGAGCATATGTGGATCAATGACGTGTATTTTGACGGTGATACTGTCAGCGGTACACTGATCAATGATCCTGAGTCACTGACGAATGTAAAGAATGGCGATGCTGTTACGGTTCCGCTTGAGCAGGTAAGCGACTGGCTAATGTTGAGTATGGGAAAGACCTATGGAGGCTTCAGTATTCATCAGTTACGTTCAACGATGTCTCCGGAAGAAAGAGCGTCACACGATGAAGCCTGGGGGATGGATTTCGGCGATTATAACAATATTGAAGTCGTTCGTGATCAGGATACGCACCCGGAACACCTGGTAGAACATCCTATGAGCATCAATATGAAAGATGGTTTTGTGAAATTCCTGCAGGATTATCCGCAGCAAATGATCAACGCAGATGAACAGGGTTATACCTTATTGCATAGGGAAACAATTGCAGGTAACAAGACCTCTGTAGTGCTACTATTGCAGCAGGGCGTAAATACAGGTAGCAAAACAAACAGTGGCAAAACAGCCCTTGATTTTGCAAGACAATTGGGATGGGAGCACATCATTCCATTGCTGCATTGA
- a CDS encoding HipA N-terminal domain-containing protein has translation MHKTAKVYYGNSLAGVIIASDTGYKFIYDADYLAQTFSKPISLTLPLRKEAYHSTTLFPFFDGLIPEGWLLDIAKERWKVKGNDRFALLLLTCKDAIGAVSIIPVNEIE, from the coding sequence ATGCATAAAACTGCCAAGGTATATTATGGCAATTCGCTTGCTGGCGTTATCATAGCATCAGACACCGGCTATAAGTTTATATACGATGCAGACTACCTGGCCCAAACATTTTCTAAACCTATAAGCCTCACCCTGCCGCTGAGAAAAGAAGCATATCACAGCACGACACTGTTTCCTTTTTTCGACGGACTGATTCCGGAAGGCTGGTTATTGGATATCGCGAAAGAGCGTTGGAAAGTGAAAGGCAATGACCGCTTTGCATTATTATTACTTACCTGTAAAGATGCTATAGGCGCAGTAAGTATCATTCCGGTAAACGAAATTGAATAA
- a CDS encoding HipA domain-containing protein has protein sequence MPNCLFCYKDAGDQEYHSHCAILFFNMDVLPELKTDKQLLKELAEKTVDMHVAVTGVQPKLTVTLADTNIPITVGLWSDYILKPQHDVLAGVPETEDLTMHLAAIFGIAVCKHTLLRSSDGTLVYVAKRFDRVKGEKLHMEDFCQLSELPTESKYKGSYERAGKLILKYSTTSGSDVRNYFQRLVFCFLTGNNDMHLKNFSLLHLENDIILSPAYDLLNVNLVFPKDQEETALLLNGKKKNIKRRDFEALGTILNIPEKIRSDVYRTFTSHNTAVYDLINASFLSVKAKVSYWEIWSKKQQIFEE, from the coding sequence ATGCCCAATTGCTTATTTTGTTATAAAGATGCAGGAGACCAGGAGTATCATAGTCACTGTGCGATCCTATTTTTTAATATGGATGTTTTACCTGAACTAAAAACAGACAAACAACTATTAAAAGAGCTGGCAGAAAAGACTGTTGATATGCATGTAGCAGTCACGGGTGTACAACCTAAGTTAACGGTTACATTAGCAGACACTAATATTCCTATAACTGTAGGATTATGGAGCGATTATATACTGAAACCGCAGCACGACGTATTAGCCGGCGTACCTGAGACAGAAGATCTCACCATGCATCTTGCAGCAATATTTGGCATTGCTGTTTGTAAACATACATTGCTCAGATCATCTGACGGCACTCTTGTTTATGTCGCCAAACGTTTTGATAGAGTGAAAGGAGAGAAGCTACATATGGAAGACTTTTGTCAGCTATCGGAACTACCAACCGAAAGCAAATACAAAGGATCTTATGAAAGGGCGGGGAAATTAATACTGAAATATAGTACAACTTCAGGATCCGATGTACGCAACTATTTCCAGCGACTGGTGTTCTGTTTTCTCACAGGAAATAACGATATGCATCTTAAAAACTTCTCCTTGCTGCATCTTGAAAACGATATTATATTGAGTCCTGCTTATGACCTCTTAAATGTAAACCTTGTTTTCCCCAAAGACCAAGAAGAAACAGCATTATTGTTAAACGGGAAGAAAAAGAATATCAAACGAAGAGACTTCGAAGCACTGGGAACTATATTAAATATTCCGGAAAAGATCAGATCGGATGTTTACAGAACGTTTACATCTCATAATACAGCCGTATACGACTTGATCAATGCTTCTTTTTTGAGTGTAAAAGCGAAAGTAAGTTATTGGGAGATATGGAGCAAAAAGCAACAGATATTCGAAGAGTAG
- a CDS encoding PDDEXK nuclease domain-containing protein: MYTESDLEHGIITHLQTFLLELGRGFCFEARQRRITFDNTHYRIDLVFYHRILKCHVLLDLKIGEFTHADAGQMNVYLNYYKENEMHEGDNPPVGIILCASKNENLVRYATFRFTTASICI, translated from the coding sequence ATATATACTGAATCAGACCTTGAACATGGTATCATTACTCATCTGCAAACTTTCCTTTTGGAATTGGGCCGAGGATTTTGTTTTGAAGCCAGACAAAGACGTATAACTTTTGATAATACACACTACCGTATAGATCTGGTATTTTATCATCGTATATTAAAGTGTCATGTTCTTTTAGATTTAAAGATCGGCGAATTTACACACGCAGATGCCGGCCAAATGAATGTCTATCTGAACTATTACAAAGAAAATGAAATGCATGAAGGGGATAATCCACCGGTAGGCATCATACTCTGTGCAAGCAAGAACGAAAACTTGGTAAGGTATGCGACTTTCCGGTTTACCACAGCAAGTATTTGTATCTAA
- a CDS encoding fatty acid desaturase family protein has translation MKALTNVITDPVYVKKTGPDSFLQRTFKSMIRDERDLPFVYLSLELSLILLPLAVILYLPLPAWAWWTAAVLYQVLNNFRYKGPFGLMLHCTSHRVFFNKKYDFLNHYLPWVLGPLFGQTPETYYSHHIGMHHPENNMPDDDSCTMPFQRDSFRGFSKYLASFFFAGVINLCRYFIKKHRKKLLVRASRGELLFFAACVGLSFVNFPATFTVFMLPFLISRIIMMVGNWAQHAFIDVNAPDNSYKNSITCINTKYNHKCWNDGYHISHHIKPSMHWTEHPHYFKQTLQEYIDNEAIVFDGIHFLHVWLWLMSKRYDLLARHFVNIGDKYSSDEEIIAFLRGRTKKIDLATVPATSAIA, from the coding sequence ATGAAAGCTTTAACCAATGTAATAACAGACCCTGTATATGTAAAAAAAACAGGCCCTGACTCTTTTTTACAGCGAACTTTCAAGTCGATGATCAGGGATGAACGCGATCTGCCGTTTGTCTACCTCTCCCTGGAACTGAGCTTGATATTATTACCGTTGGCCGTCATTTTATACCTCCCGCTGCCTGCCTGGGCATGGTGGACGGCCGCCGTACTCTATCAGGTGCTGAATAATTTCAGGTATAAAGGACCCTTCGGATTAATGTTACACTGCACCAGTCACCGGGTGTTTTTTAATAAAAAGTATGATTTTCTGAACCATTACCTGCCCTGGGTACTCGGACCGCTCTTTGGTCAGACGCCGGAAACATATTACAGCCATCATATCGGGATGCACCATCCGGAGAACAATATGCCTGACGATGACAGCTGTACGATGCCTTTCCAGCGGGATTCCTTCCGGGGCTTCAGTAAATACCTGGCGAGTTTCTTTTTTGCCGGCGTTATTAACCTGTGCAGGTACTTTATAAAAAAACACCGCAAAAAATTATTGGTAAGAGCCTCCAGAGGGGAACTTCTCTTCTTTGCCGCTTGCGTCGGACTTTCCTTTGTGAATTTTCCGGCCACTTTTACAGTATTTATGCTGCCTTTCCTGATTTCCAGGATCATTATGATGGTGGGTAACTGGGCGCAACACGCGTTTATCGATGTCAATGCCCCGGACAATTCCTACAAAAACAGCATTACCTGTATCAATACAAAGTATAACCACAAATGCTGGAACGATGGTTATCATATCAGTCACCATATAAAACCATCTATGCACTGGACGGAACACCCGCATTATTTCAAACAAACCCTCCAGGAGTATATTGATAATGAAGCCATTGTATTTGACGGCATCCATTTTCTACATGTCTGGCTCTGGCTGATGAGCAAAAGGTATGACCTGCTGGCCAGGCATTTTGTGAATATTGGGGATAAATACAGCTCAGACGAAGAAATTATAGCTTTTTTAAGGGGGCGGACAAAAAAGATCGACCTCGCTACTGTACCAGCCACTAGTGCAATTGCTTAA
- the fabF gene encoding beta-ketoacyl-ACP synthase II translates to MRTVTLKRVVVTGLGALTPIGNDVNTFWNSLKSGTGGAGPITRFDTTEFKTKFACELKGFDIEKFMEKKEARKMDMFTQYAMVAAQEAVENAGLHLDGVDKTQIGVIWASGNGGMQTFEDQIVEFTQTNFVPKFNPFFIPKLISDIAAGQISMKYGFMGVNYCTVSACASSSSALVDAFNYIRLGKANAIVAGGSEAPVTRAGIAGFNALKALSTRNDDHATASRPFDADRDGFVMGEGAGAIILEEYEHAVKRGATIYAEMVGGAMTADAYHLTATHPEGLGARLGMERALEDAELTPEDVDYINAHATSTPLGDVSELKGITGVFGDHITKVNISATKSMTGHLLGAAGAIEAIACIKATQFDIVPPTINTGTLGEGIPTNLNLTIGKAQERTVNVAMSNTFGFGGHNAIVVFKKYKA, encoded by the coding sequence ATGCGCACTGTTACGTTAAAAAGGGTTGTGGTTACCGGGCTGGGGGCCTTAACGCCTATCGGAAACGATGTAAACACATTCTGGAATAGTCTGAAATCTGGTACCGGTGGTGCTGGTCCTATTACCCGTTTTGATACTACGGAGTTTAAAACTAAGTTCGCTTGCGAGCTGAAAGGTTTTGATATAGAAAAGTTCATGGAGAAGAAAGAAGCCCGCAAAATGGACATGTTTACACAATATGCCATGGTTGCTGCTCAGGAAGCTGTTGAAAATGCAGGCCTTCACCTGGACGGTGTTGATAAAACCCAAATCGGTGTGATCTGGGCTTCTGGTAACGGCGGTATGCAGACCTTCGAAGACCAGATCGTAGAATTTACACAGACCAATTTCGTTCCTAAATTCAATCCTTTCTTTATTCCAAAACTGATCTCCGACATCGCGGCTGGTCAGATTTCTATGAAATATGGATTCATGGGCGTAAACTATTGTACGGTATCTGCCTGCGCTTCCTCCAGCAGCGCCCTGGTAGACGCGTTCAACTATATTCGCCTCGGTAAAGCTAACGCTATCGTAGCCGGTGGTTCTGAAGCTCCTGTAACCCGCGCTGGTATCGCAGGTTTCAATGCCCTGAAAGCCCTGTCTACCCGTAACGATGATCATGCTACCGCTTCCCGTCCTTTCGACGCTGACCGTGACGGTTTCGTAATGGGCGAAGGTGCTGGCGCCATCATACTGGAAGAATATGAACACGCAGTAAAAAGAGGCGCTACCATCTACGCTGAAATGGTAGGTGGCGCTATGACCGCTGATGCTTACCACCTGACCGCTACCCACCCTGAAGGGCTGGGCGCGCGCCTCGGTATGGAGAGAGCACTCGAAGACGCTGAACTGACACCTGAAGATGTTGATTATATCAACGCACACGCTACTTCCACCCCACTGGGTGACGTTAGCGAACTGAAAGGTATCACCGGTGTATTCGGCGACCATATCACCAAAGTGAATATCTCCGCTACTAAATCCATGACAGGACACCTGTTAGGTGCTGCCGGTGCTATCGAAGCAATCGCTTGTATCAAAGCGACTCAGTTCGATATCGTACCACCAACCATCAACACCGGTACCCTGGGCGAAGGCATCCCGACCAACCTGAACCTGACCATCGGTAAGGCACAGGAACGTACCGTAAATGTTGCTATGAGCAATACTTTCGGCTTCGGCGGTCACAATGCGATCGTAGTATTCAAGAAATACAAAGCTTAA